The genomic interval GGTGCGGTAATCTTCCACATACCGCACCCCTGCGCCTTTGGCACGTAGGCGCATGTTGATGTCTTTGGTGACCAACACCACTTCGCGTGGGGCACGCTTGTTTTGCAGGTAGAGCACAGCATTAAGGATACGGTTGTCGCCCGCTTTATCGGCGAACGCTTTGACGGTTTCTTGCAATTCAAAATCGGCCAGAATAGAAATGGTGCCGCGGCCTTCGCCCTCTTTCGATACAGGAATACCGTCTGAAATTTCATCCGGTGTCGCGTCTTTGAAAAGATCTTCCAACGCCCGAATGGCCACTCGAGCATCACGGGCCACATCTCGTTTGCTGTCTTTGATTCTGTCGAGTTCTTCGAGCACCGTCATAGGGATGACGACGTCATGCTCTTTAAAGGAATAAATAGCGAAGGGTTCGTGTAGCAGTATGTTGGTATCAAGTACAAACAGTTTCCGATCGGTATCGCCCATAGCGTCTCCTTGCCGTAAAACCGGCTTTGCTCAAAGTACACTAAGCGGAAGAGTTGGCTTCCTGCTTAGCATCTTGCCTGCAGCAGAGGTCGTGAGCATACGGCGTAATATACCGACAGAGGCACCAATTGGGGCGCTTATGGCATGTCAACCGAGTAGCGAGACGACTTACTGCAAACCCGTGTTGATCCAAATCGATTACGTTAAAGCTAGCATGAATTGTGCCGAGTTATTTTTCTGACGCGTTCATGCTGGCTTAATTCGAGTATACGTCATTTTTGGAACACCAGGACTCACAAATGACACGCTTTGTTTACATTTTGATTTCATCGTCACGCCTTGAAAAAAATATCGAGATTCCGAGTGTTTGAGCGTGACCTCCATCACGCCATCAAGTAAGATTAGCGACCTTTTTCTGCGGCGAATTATTCATCGATTGATAATTGATTTGTCCCGTTTGGCGGTGACAAAAAGCAGAACTAAGCTTTTAAGATTCACAATTAAAACGAGGTAGTCTATTCATGGCATTTGCTTTGGGGCAGCGCTGGATCAGCGATACGGAGAGCGATTTGGGTTTAGGTACGGTAGTGGCGTTAGATGCTCGCACCGTGACACTGATGTTTGCAGCATCAGAAGAGAACCGAGTTTACGCCAGTAACGATGCGCCGGTAACCCGAGTAGTTTTTAATGTCGGTGATGTGGTTGAGTGCCAAGAAGGTTGGTCACTCAAAGTGGAACAAGTGGTGGAAGAGAATGGGTTATATACCTACCTTGGCACGCGTGAAGACACTGAAGAAACTGGTGTTGCACTGCGTGAAATCTTCCTGAGCAACCAAATTCGTTTTAATAAACCGCAAGACAAAATGTACGCCGGTCAAATCGACCGCATGGACAACTTTGTGTTGCGTTACCGCGCACTCAAAAATCAATACGAGCAACACCGCAGTCCAATGCGTGGCCTCTGTGGCATGCGTGCGGGCTTGATCCCCCATCAGCTTTACATTGCCCACGAAGTGGGTCGTCGTCATGCGCCACGCGTATTGCTGGCGGATGAAGTGGGTTTGGGTAAAACCATTGAAGCGGGCATGATCATTCACCAGCAAGTGCTGCTTGGCCGTGCTGAACGCATCCTGATCGTGGTGCCGGAAACGCTGCAACACCAGTGGTTGGTGGAGATGATGCGTCGTTTCAATCTGCATTTCTCTATCTTTGATGAAGAACGCTGTATCGAAGCGTTTGCCGAGTCAGATAACCCATTTGATACCCAGCAGTACGTACTGTGTTCACTCGATTTCTTGCGTAAAAGTCGCAAGCGTTTTGAGCAAGCGCTTGAAGCCGACTGGGATCTGCTGGTGGTAGACGAAGCGCACCACCTTGAGTGGAGCCAAGACAAACCAAGCCGTGGCTACCAAGTGGTCGAAGGGCTAGCAGAACGCACCCCTGGTGTGTTGCTGTTGACCGCAACCCCAGAACAGCTTGGCCGTGAGAGTCACTTTGCCCGTTTGCGCCTTCTCGATTCAGACCGTTTCTACGACTACGCTGCGTTTGTTGAAGAAGAAGCGCAATACGCCCCGGTTGCGGATGCGATTACTGCGTTATTCTCCGGCGTGAAGCTGGCGGATGAGGCGAAAAACCAAATCACGGAACTGCTTTCCGAGCAGGACGTTGAGCCGCTGTTCCGCATCATTGAAAGCAATGCGGATGAAGAGAGCAAAGCGATCGCTCGCCAAGAGTTGATTGATAACTTGATGGACCGCCACGGCACTGGGCGTGTCTTGTTCCGTAACACCCGTGCGGCGATCAAAGGTTTCCCTGTGCGTAATGTGCACCTGTTGCCGATGCCGATCCCAACCCAATACACCACCTCGATGCGTGTTTCGGGCATGATCGGTGGCAAGTTGGCCCCAGAAGCGCGTGCGATGAAAAACCTCTACCCAGAAGAGATCTTCCAAGAATTTGAAGGGGAAGAGTCGAGCTGGTGGCAGTTTGACTGCCGTGTAAACTGGTTGCTGGAAAAACTGAAAGCGCAACGCAGTGAGAAAGTTCTCGTGATCGCTTCGCGTGCCAGCACGGCGTTGCAACTGGAACAAGCATTACGTGAGCGTGAAGGCATTCGTGCTACCGTTTTCCATGAAGGCATGTCGATTCTTGAGCGAGACAAAGCTGCGGCTTACTTCGCGCAAGAAGAGGGCGGCGCGCAGGTGCTGATTTGTAGTGAAATCGGCTCTGAAGGTCGTAACTTCCAATTTGCTAATCAGTTGGTGATGTTTGATCTGCCATTCAACCCAGATTTGCTTGAACAACGTATTGGCCGTTTGGACCGTATTGGTCAAAAACGCGATATCGATATTCATGTGCCTTACCTGCAAGGAACGGCACAAGAAGTCTTGGCGCGTTGGTTTAATGAAGGCCTCAATGCATTTGCTGAAACTTGCCCAACAGGCCGCACGGTCTATGACCAAGTCTCTGATCAACTGATCGAGATGTTGGCATCGGGTTCCAATGAGGCGTTGGATGATGTGATTGCGGAATCCGCCAAACTGAATCAAGCGTTGAAAGCCGATCTAGAGCAAGGGCGTGACCGTTTGTTGGAAATGCATTCCAACGGTGGTGAGAAAGCACAGCAAATCGTGGCGGAGATTGCCGCCAAAGATGGCGATACCAACCTAGTGAGTTTTGCGCTTAGCTTGTTTGACACCATTGGTTTGAACCAAGATGACAAAGGTGAAAATGCCATCGTGGTAACGCCATCGGAGCACATGATGGTGCCGAGCTACCCAGGTTTGCCATACGAAGGCGCGACGATTACCTTCGACCGTGATACGGCGTTGTCACGCGAAGACATGCACTTTATCAGTTGGGAACACCCAATGATCCAAGGTGGTATGGATTTACTGATGAGTGAAGGGGTGGGCACTTGTGCCGTTTCTCTGCTCAAGAACAAAGCATTGCCAGTCGGCACTTTGCTGTTGGAGCTGATTTATGCGGTGGACGCGCAAGCGCCGAAACGCAGTGGTATTGGTCGCTTCTTACCTCGCACGCCAATTCGTTTGATGATGGACGCTCGTGGCAACGATCTCTCTGCCCAAGTGGAATTTGAAAGCTTTAACCGTCAATTGAGCCCAGTGAATCGCCATTTGGCGAGCAAATTGGTTTCGTCGGTGCAAAACGATATCCATCGTTTGATTGAAGCGGGTGACCAGTTGGTGGTGGAAAATGTCGAAGCAATTCGTCAGCAAGCACAGCAAGAGATGCAGCAGAGCCTAAATAGCGAACTTGAGCGTCTGCAAGCATTGAAAGCGGTCAACCCGAACATCCGTGATGAAGAAATTGAAGCGATTGATTCGCAAATCAAAGAGTTGAACGGTTACATCGCGAAGGCGCAGTTCCAGTTGGATTCACTGCGTCTGATTGTGGTGAGCCATAACTGATCCCGAGTGATCCGCTAAACGACCATCGGCTCCTTTACTGGAGCCGTTTTGTTATTACAATATGCCCGTTAATTTTGCAGTGAGACTTTGTCATGGCAATGCTTGAGTACCTTCCACCGACCGATCCTTGGACGGAGATTATTTTCGAAGATGACCATATTTTGGCGGTCAACAAACCTTCGGGATTGCTTTCGGTTCCGGGGCGCTTGCCAGAGCATCACGACAGCATGTGGAGCCGCTTGCAAGAGCAGTATCCGGAGATCCAAGTGGTGCATCGCCTGGATATGTCGACCTCAGGTTTAATGGTGTTTGCCAAGAACAAGCGCGCAGAAGCGGCATTAAAGAAGCAGTTTCAATACCGTTTAACGCATAAGGTCTACTACGCACGCGTGTGGGGCCATGTAGAAGCAGATTCAGGCATGATTGATTTGCCACTGATTTGTGATTGGCCAAACCGCCCGATGCAGAAGGTGTGTCATGAACATGGCAAGCCATCGCAAACGGCGTTTCAAGTTGCCAAACGCGAAGTGCATGCCAATGGAGCACAAACCACGATTATGCGTTTACTTCCCGTAACGGGGCGTTCGCACCAGCTGCGCGTACACATGCAGGCATTAGGGCATCCGATCGTCGGCGATGAATTTTACTCCCAAGGTGACGCGTTTACCTTCTCCGATCGTCTTGAATTGCATGCCGCAGAGCTGAGTTTTTATCATCCTAAGAGTCATTGGCTACGCAGCTTGTTCGTTCCTTGTGACTTTTATCCGGATGCCGAAGAGATGATCTTTTCATATTTCGATCCTGCGCGTAAATTACCGGATTACAAGTCGCTGCCCAAGAGCTAGGCTCTCGCCTTTCACATTTTCGATTTCTTTTCACTGGCAGTGCGTAAGGAGTTTTTATGTCGCTGCCTGTTGTGGTTTTTCTCGACCGTGCCACCATTCCTGCCCACATTACCCTGCCGACCTTGGCGTTTGAGCATCGCTGGGTTGAATACGATTTCACGTTGCCAGAGCAAGTCCTTGAGCGTCTGCAAGAGGCCGATATTGTCATCACCAATAAAGTGCTGCTCAATCAAGCGGTGTTGGCGCAATTACCGAACTTGCGGATGATTGCAGTCGCCGCAACTGGATTTAACAACGTCGATGTGGAGTATTGCGCGGAACAAGGCATTGCCGTCGCGAATGTGCGAGGCTACGCAACGCGATCAGTGCCTGAACACGTGATTGCTATGCTGTTTGCGCTGCGTCGCAACCTGTTTGGCTATCATAAAGATATTGCTGCCGGAGTATGGCAAAAGGACAAGCAGTTTTGCTTTTTTAGCCACTCGATTGGCGATATGGCGGGCTCGACGTTAGGCATTATTGGTTCTGGCGCATTAGGGCAAGCGACGGCTCAGTTGG from Vibrio vulnificus NBRC 15645 = ATCC 27562 carries:
- a CDS encoding pseudouridine synthase, whose product is MAMLEYLPPTDPWTEIIFEDDHILAVNKPSGLLSVPGRLPEHHDSMWSRLQEQYPEIQVVHRLDMSTSGLMVFAKNKRAEAALKKQFQYRLTHKVYYARVWGHVEADSGMIDLPLICDWPNRPMQKVCHEHGKPSQTAFQVAKREVHANGAQTTIMRLLPVTGRSHQLRVHMQALGHPIVGDEFYSQGDAFTFSDRLELHAAELSFYHPKSHWLRSLFVPCDFYPDAEEMIFSYFDPARKLPDYKSLPKS
- a CDS encoding D-2-hydroxyacid dehydrogenase, whose amino-acid sequence is MSLPVVVFLDRATIPAHITLPTLAFEHRWVEYDFTLPEQVLERLQEADIVITNKVLLNQAVLAQLPNLRMIAVAATGFNNVDVEYCAEQGIAVANVRGYATRSVPEHVIAMLFALRRNLFGYHKDIAAGVWQKDKQFCFFSHSIGDMAGSTLGIIGSGALGQATAQLAQALGMKVLFAERKGQNDCRQGYHPFEEVLAQADAISLHCPLSAQTQHLIGAAELASMKSNAILINTGRGGLVDEQALVEALKEGDIAAAGVDVFTAEPADETNPLLANMHLPNLLLTPHVAWGSDSAITQLCEILLENINAYWRGETLNRLV
- the rapA gene encoding RNA polymerase-associated protein RapA: MAFALGQRWISDTESDLGLGTVVALDARTVTLMFAASEENRVYASNDAPVTRVVFNVGDVVECQEGWSLKVEQVVEENGLYTYLGTREDTEETGVALREIFLSNQIRFNKPQDKMYAGQIDRMDNFVLRYRALKNQYEQHRSPMRGLCGMRAGLIPHQLYIAHEVGRRHAPRVLLADEVGLGKTIEAGMIIHQQVLLGRAERILIVVPETLQHQWLVEMMRRFNLHFSIFDEERCIEAFAESDNPFDTQQYVLCSLDFLRKSRKRFEQALEADWDLLVVDEAHHLEWSQDKPSRGYQVVEGLAERTPGVLLLTATPEQLGRESHFARLRLLDSDRFYDYAAFVEEEAQYAPVADAITALFSGVKLADEAKNQITELLSEQDVEPLFRIIESNADEESKAIARQELIDNLMDRHGTGRVLFRNTRAAIKGFPVRNVHLLPMPIPTQYTTSMRVSGMIGGKLAPEARAMKNLYPEEIFQEFEGEESSWWQFDCRVNWLLEKLKAQRSEKVLVIASRASTALQLEQALREREGIRATVFHEGMSILERDKAAAYFAQEEGGAQVLICSEIGSEGRNFQFANQLVMFDLPFNPDLLEQRIGRLDRIGQKRDIDIHVPYLQGTAQEVLARWFNEGLNAFAETCPTGRTVYDQVSDQLIEMLASGSNEALDDVIAESAKLNQALKADLEQGRDRLLEMHSNGGEKAQQIVAEIAAKDGDTNLVSFALSLFDTIGLNQDDKGENAIVVTPSEHMMVPSYPGLPYEGATITFDRDTALSREDMHFISWEHPMIQGGMDLLMSEGVGTCAVSLLKNKALPVGTLLLELIYAVDAQAPKRSGIGRFLPRTPIRLMMDARGNDLSAQVEFESFNRQLSPVNRHLASKLVSSVQNDIHRLIEAGDQLVVENVEAIRQQAQQEMQQSLNSELERLQALKAVNPNIRDEEIEAIDSQIKELNGYIAKAQFQLDSLRLIVVSHN